Below is a genomic region from Isosphaeraceae bacterium EP7.
CGAACTCGGGGGCGGGGGCCAGGTGGAGCAGGCGGCGGACTCCGGCAGCGTCGTGAAAGCTGGTGGACTGGTAGTTGAGCATCACGTCGTCGGAGGCGGGGACGCCCATGACGTAGTTGCATCCGGCCGTGGCAAGGAGCAGGAGGAGGTTGTCGGTGGTGTTGCCGTCGGCGTCGGCGTGGTTGGTGTAGCAGACGTCGCAGCCCATCGGCAGGCCCATCAGCTTGCCCAGGAAGTGGTCTTCCAGGCCGGCCCGGATGATCTGGCGCTCGTCGGCCAGGTATTCGGGGCCGATGAATCCGACCACGCTGTTGATCAGGAACGGGTCGAACGCGCGGGCCAGGCCCTGGGCCCTGGCTTCCAGGGTGAGCTGGTCGACATCGTGGTGCGCACCGGCCGACAGGGCGCTTCCCTGGCCGGTCTCGAAGTACATCACCTGATCGCCCGCCCAGGTCACGTCGGCGCGTGCCCGGTGCGACTCCAGGACCCGCTCCCGGCCCTCGGTCAGCATCGCCAGCGAGATGCCGAAGCTGGTGTTGGCGGCCTGAGTTCCGGCGATCGACTGGAAGAGGAGGTCGACCGGCACGCCCCGCTCCAGGCAGGCAAGCTGGGTGGTGATGTGGGACAGGCAGCAGGCCTGGGTCGGGATTTCGAGCGTGCCGATGAGCGCGTCGAGAGACCGGAGAATGGCCCCCACGGCGTCGACGGATTCGGTGGCCGGATTCACACCAATCACCGCGTCGCCGCAGCCGTAGGCGAGGCCGTCGAGCGTCGAGAGCAGGATTCCGCCGGGGTCGTCGGCCGGGTGGTTGGGCTGGAGCCTGACGCCGAAGACGCCGGCCTGGCCCATCGTGTTGCGGCACCGTGTGACGACCCGGACCTTGGCGGCGGCCAGGATCAGGTCCTTGTTCCCCATCAGCTTGGCCACGCCCGCGGCAATCTCCGGGGTGATGGCCGCGTGTAGGGCGGCGATCTCGGGCCCGCCGGTCTCGTCATCGAGCAGCCATTCGCGAAGCTCGCCCACCGTCCAGCCCGCGATGGCGGCGAACCCCGCGCGGTCGTGGCGGTCGACCAGCAACCGGCTCACATCGTCTTCGTCGGGATCGATGACGGGGTTGTCGGCGATCTCGCTCAAGGTGAGCCCGGCCAGCACCGTCTTGGCGGCCACCCGCTCGCGCTCGTTGGCGGCGGCCAACCCGGCGAGCCGGTCGCCCGACTTCGCCTCGTTGGCCTTGGCCAGGACCTCTCGCAAGTCGTCGAAGACGAATCGCTCGGATCGCAGGGTGGTTGCATACGTCATGAATTGGTCGGATCCTCGGGCCTTCTCGCCCGACTCTAACCTCCCGCCGCCCGCGTTGCTATGCTCGGGCGGGCCCCGGCCCGGGGCGAGGCCCTCCGGCCTCAGCCGGCGATCATCCTCCGCGCGTGGTCGACGTGGCCGGCATACCGGTTGTTCGTGGACGCGGTCGCCGGGTTGAACGGGCGGATGATGACCCCGGTGGGGACCAGGCGGTTGTTGGAGTCGATGTGCGGGGGTGTCCACCGTTGAGCCGACGATCAGGTACTAAAAGCCTGTTGGGAAAGCGTGACCTAGCCTTCTGGAATGGACACACGAATCGCGTATCCGAGTGACCTGACCCACGCCGAGTGGGCCCAGGTCTGCCGCGTTATCCCCTCACCCAAGCCGGGCGGGCGGCCCGCCAAGCACGACCGGCGGGACATCGTCAACGCCCTACTGGCGGGACATCGTCAACGCCCTACTGGCGGGACATCGTCAACGCCCTGCTGTATGTCGCGCGCACCGGCTGCCAGTGGCGCGCGATCCCGCACGACCTGCCCCCCTGGGCCACCGCGTACTGGTACTTCCGCATCTGGAAGGCCGACGGCACCCTCGACCGCCTGATGGACCTGCTCCGAGGCGACCTGCGCCAGGCCCACGGCCGGCCGCGCCAGCCGTCGGCGGCCATCCTCGACAGCCAGTCGGTCAAGACGACGGAAAAAGCGACTGTGTTCCGCGTCAAGTCCCGAAGGCCCGTTTTGATCGCGAGATCGTGAACTGACCTTCATCGGGCCAGGGCCATCTCCGGCTCCCAGGGGCGACCGGTCCGGACCACCGCATTGGCGATCACCAGCAGCTTGCGGGCAACCGCCGTCAGGATCACCTTCGCCTTCTTCCCCCGCGCCCCCAGGCGTTCCTTGAAGGCCTTCATCGCGGGGTTGTATCGCACCGCCGACAGGGCCGCCAGGTAGAGCACCCGGCGGACCACCGCCCGGCCGCCGCGGACGTGCCGGCTGCCGTGGCGCGTGCCGCTGTCGTCGGCGAACGGCGCCAGCCCGACCAGGGCCGACAGCTTGCCGCCGTCAAGTGTCCCCCGCTCCGGCAGGGCGGCCAGTAGCGTCAGGCTGGTGACCGGGCCCAGCCCGGGGATGCTCCGCAGCAGCTCGTCGCGTTCCTTCCACGCCGGGCTCGCCTTGACCGCCTCGGCCAGCAGGCGGTCGGCGTCGGCGGCCTCGGCTCCCAGCCAGGCGATGTGCCGCTCCAGGCCGGCCCTCACCGTCGGGTCGGGGCAGGAGCCCAGGCGGTTGGACTCCATCAGCCTCATGCCCAGCAGCTGCTGGCGGCGCGACAGCAGGGCGTCCAGGGCCCGGACCTCGGCCGAGGGGAGCGGCCTGGCCTCGGGGCGGATCGCCTCGGCGAAGTGGGCCAGGGCCTGGGCGTCGATCCGGTCGGTCTTGGCCAGGCGGCCGGAGGCCTTGGCGAAGTCGCGGGCCTGCCGCGGGTTGATCGCGGCGACCGGGATGCCGGCGACCTGCAGGGCGGCGACCAGAGGCAGCTCCAGGCCGCCGGTGGCCTCGACGACGACCAGGGCCGGGGCCGGGGGCAAGAGGCGGGCGACCACCGCGGCGATGCCGGCCGGGTCGTTGGGGTCGCGGTCGGGCTTCGATCCGGGCCGGGTGGCGGTGTCGAGATAGGACTTGGAGACGTCGATGCCGGCGTAGG
It encodes:
- a CDS encoding ethanolamine ammonia-lyase subunit EutB, which encodes MTYATTLRSERFVFDDLREVLAKANEAKSGDRLAGLAAANERERVAAKTVLAGLTLSEIADNPVIDPDEDDVSRLLVDRHDRAGFAAIAGWTVGELREWLLDDETGGPEIAALHAAITPEIAAGVAKLMGNKDLILAAAKVRVVTRCRNTMGQAGVFGVRLQPNHPADDPGGILLSTLDGLAYGCGDAVIGVNPATESVDAVGAILRSLDALIGTLEIPTQACCLSHITTQLACLERGVPVDLLFQSIAGTQAANTSFGISLAMLTEGRERVLESHRARADVTWAGDQVMYFETGQGSALSAGAHHDVDQLTLEARAQGLARAFDPFLINSVVGFIGPEYLADERQIIRAGLEDHFLGKLMGLPMGCDVCYTNHADADGNTTDNLLLLLATAGCNYVMGVPASDDVMLNYQSTSFHDAAGVRRLLHLAPAPEFAAWLEGRGITRAGRLAPGRAGLLDHDAKEFRRLLELTGR
- a CDS encoding IS110 family transposase, with protein sequence MPWIPTPRSTPYAGIDVSKSYLDTATRPGSKPDRDPNDPAGIAAVVARLLPPAPALVVVEATGGLELPLVAALQVAGIPVAAINPRQARDFAKASGRLAKTDRIDAQALAHFAEAIRPEARPLPSAEVRALDALLSRRQQLLGMRLMESNRLGSCPDPTVRAGLERHIAWLGAEAADADRLLAEAVKASPAWKERDELLRSIPGLGPVTSLTLLAALPERGTLDGGKLSALVGLAPFADDSGTRHGSRHVRGGRAVVRRVLYLAALSAVRYNPAMKAFKERLGARGKKAKVILTAVARKLLVIANAVVRTGRPWEPEMALAR